The sequence below is a genomic window from Candidatus Poribacteria bacterium.
CGCCCCGTTTCGGCGAAGTTGGCTCTGCATGAGTGCGATTTCGTTTACTCGCATTGATCCACCAACAATTGTATCATATTTACGTAGAATATGCTTTAAAGGTTCAAGATCTGTCGCGGTTCTCAGCCGCGCAAGCGTGAGGTGTGGGTGAAACCGATTGTCTGTTGTGAAACCGAGATCCGTCAATTCAAGGTTCACGGCTTTTGCAAGCCGTGAAATGGTCGAAGCTCCCTGCTTTATGCCCATCCAGATGACACGTGGACGAGCGAGATTCGGGAACGCACCGATGCCTCCGAAAGCAATAGAGAAGGGCGGATGCGTATCTGTCACATGCTGGATGGCTTCGCTTATATTATCGATTGCATCGGGATAGACATCGCCGAGAAACTTCAAGGTGAGGTGAAAATTTCCAAACTTCGTCCACGAGATCCCCTTGTGAATGTGCGACTGAAGATGTGTTTGCACCGGCTTCAGTGATGCTTGTATCGGTTCTGGGATCTCAACTGCTACAAAACAGCGAATGACTGCGCTTTTGTCTCTGTCCATCACGCACCTGCTTTTGGATCGTAACGGGTTGCATGAACCAGCGCGAATAAAGGTTTGCGATTGTTAACGAGAAATTCCAGACCAGATCCAACCGTCAGCACTAAGGGGATATACATCATGAAGTAGATAGGACCTCGACTTTGCACAATCAGTGCGGCGTTCAGATGGTCTTGGAATGCAAGTAAAATTAACCCGATGATGATCGCAATCAATTGTGAAGTCATCTTGTATTTTCCCCACTGGTTTGCCGAGACGATCTCCCCGTATTTTGTGATGAAAACGATTCGGAGGAATGTAACGAGAACTTCACGACCGATGATAACAAAAACCATCCATATCGGAATAAGCCCACTGTCGGCGTGCTTGAATAGGGCTAAACAGATTAAAGCCGCACCGATGAGCAACTTGTCAGCGAGCGGATCCATGAATTTTCCGAAGCCAGTCACACCTTGCTTGCGTGCGATTTTACCGTCAAGATGATCGGTCAGTCCTGCGATAGCAAAAATAGCGAGCGCAACCCCCATCATATCAGCCTGAAAACAGTATATGAACGGAGGG
It includes:
- the thpR gene encoding RNA 2',3'-cyclic phosphodiesterase; this encodes MDRDKSAVIRCFVAVEIPEPIQASLKPVQTHLQSHIHKGISWTKFGNFHLTLKFLGDVYPDAIDNISEAIQHVTDTHPPFSIAFGGIGAFPNLARPRVIWMGIKQGASTISRLAKAVNLELTDLGFTTDNRFHPHLTLARLRTATDLEPLKHILRKYDTIVGGSMRVNEIALMQSQLRRNGAIYTPLSVCHFSA
- the pgsA gene encoding CDP-diacylglycerol--glycerol-3-phosphate 3-phosphatidyltransferase; the encoded protein is MNFGTLLRLANLLTILRLFLIPPFIYCFQADMMGVALAIFAIAGLTDHLDGKIARKQGVTGFGKFMDPLADKLLIGAALICLALFKHADSGLIPIWMVFVIIGREVLVTFLRIVFITKYGEIVSANQWGKYKMTSQLIAIIIGLILLAFQDHLNAALIVQSRGPIYFMMYIPLVLTVGSGLEFLVNNRKPLFALVHATRYDPKAGA